GATCCTCCTTGGCGTCACCGGGGGCATTGGGATGGGCAAGTCGGTTTCCCTGGGAATCCTCGAGGGGCTGGGAGTTCCCTGTGTGGATACCGATGCAGTTGCTCGAAGCTGCACCGCACCCGGATCCGACGGTCTCGCGGCCGTTGTGGCGGCGTTTGGGAGGGGGGTGCTTGATGAATCCGGGTCGCTGCGGCGGTCGCGGCTTGCGGAGATCGTATTTGGCGACGCCGGGGCCCGGGAGCGGTTGGAGGCGATCCTGCACCCGAGGATCGGGGCCGTCTGGCGTTCCCAGGTGGCAACGTGGCGGCGCGATGGATGTTCCCGGGCCGCGGTGATCATCCCATTGCTTTTTGAGAAGGGATACGAGGCGGAGTTTTCCAGTGTCGTCTGCCTCGCCTGCACCGGGACGTCGCAACAGCGGCGACTGGAGCAACGCGGCTGGACCCCGCCGCAGATCGCGTCACGCAATGCGGCCCAATGGCCCGTGGTGGAGAAGATGAAGCGGGCCCGGTTCGTCGTCTGGACCGAGGGGTCCCTCGACTGCCACCGAAAACAGTGGGAACGGATTCTCGACCGCGACGCGGCCTCGATCAGCGGCTTCCCGGCTTGATCGCGGGCGTGCTGGCCAGATCTGGCGGCAGTTGATCCTCGGCGAAGGTTTCAACCTCCAGCCGGATCAGACGGAAG
Above is a genomic segment from Verrucomicrobiia bacterium containing:
- the coaE gene encoding dephospho-CoA kinase (Dephospho-CoA kinase (CoaE) performs the final step in coenzyme A biosynthesis.); the protein is MILLGVTGGIGMGKSVSLGILEGLGVPCVDTDAVARSCTAPGSDGLAAVVAAFGRGVLDESGSLRRSRLAEIVFGDAGARERLEAILHPRIGAVWRSQVATWRRDGCSRAAVIIPLLFEKGYEAEFSSVVCLACTGTSQQRRLEQRGWTPPQIASRNAAQWPVVEKMKRARFVVWTEGSLDCHRKQWERILDRDAASISGFPA